One window from the genome of Streptococcus salivarius encodes:
- the atpB gene encoding F0F1 ATP synthase subunit A, producing the protein METTSNPTVSLFGIDFDLTVLAMSLLTVIIVFGVVFWSSRKMTIKPKGKQNVLEFIYEFVNSTISQNLGKFTKNYSLLLFVIFTFVFTANNLGLLVSVKSEHYNFWTSPTSNFGVTITLSLIITLISHIEGIRKKGFKGYLKGYLSPYPAMLPMNILEQLTNLASLALRLFGNIYSGEVLTGLILQLVTWSAFAAPVSFALNLVWVAFSAFIGFIQAYVFIILSSNYIGDKVNEE; encoded by the coding sequence GTGGAAACTACAAGTAATCCAACCGTCTCATTATTTGGGATTGATTTTGACTTGACTGTCCTTGCCATGTCTCTCTTGACAGTAATTATCGTTTTTGGAGTGGTTTTCTGGTCAAGTCGTAAGATGACCATTAAACCAAAGGGAAAACAAAATGTGCTTGAGTTCATCTATGAGTTTGTGAACAGTACCATTTCTCAAAATCTTGGGAAATTCACGAAGAATTATAGTTTGCTCTTGTTTGTAATTTTCACCTTTGTTTTTACAGCAAACAACTTAGGTTTGCTTGTGTCTGTAAAAAGTGAGCATTACAATTTTTGGACTTCTCCAACATCGAACTTCGGTGTTACTATCACTCTTTCTTTGATTATTACCCTCATTAGTCATATTGAGGGGATCCGTAAAAAAGGGTTTAAAGGCTATCTAAAGGGCTACCTTTCACCATACCCAGCTATGCTCCCAATGAACATTTTGGAACAATTAACAAACCTTGCTTCATTGGCCTTGCGTTTGTTTGGTAACATTTATTCTGGTGAGGTACTTACTGGCTTGATTCTTCAATTGGTAACATGGTCTGCCTTTGCAGCACCTGTATCCTTTGCTTTGAACCTTGTCTGGGTTGCCTTTTCAGCCTTTATCGGCTTTATCCAAGCCTATGTCTTTATTATCCTAAGTTCAAACTATATTGGTGATAAAGTCAACGAAGAATAA
- a CDS encoding F0F1 ATP synthase subunit C: MNLTILALGLAVMGVSVGEGILVANIAKAAARQPEMFSKLQTLMFTGVAFIEGTFFVLFALSYIV, encoded by the coding sequence ATGAATCTAACTATCTTAGCCCTCGGTTTGGCCGTTATGGGTGTATCTGTTGGTGAGGGTATCCTCGTTGCCAATATCGCTAAAGCTGCAGCTCGCCAACCTGAGATGTTTAGCAAACTTCAAACATTGATGTTTACTGGTGTTGCCTTTATCGAAGGTACCTTCTTCGTATTGTTTGCCCTTAGCTACATTGTCTAA
- the atpF gene encoding F0F1 ATP synthase subunit B: MSLLINSTTLGNIIITLGSVFLLYYLIRKFAWDQITGIFAAREKKIATDIDSAENARQEAESLAQKRQDELAGARTEAAQIIDGAKETGKTQESKIIAEAHDEAKRLKEKANQDIAQSRVEALAGVKGEVADLTVLLAEKVMKQSLDAKAQSDLIDSYLDQLGDA, from the coding sequence ATGTCATTACTGATTAATAGTACGACACTTGGTAATATCATTATCACACTCGGCTCAGTTTTTCTCTTGTATTACCTCATCCGTAAATTCGCATGGGATCAAATTACAGGAATCTTTGCTGCTCGTGAAAAGAAAATTGCCACAGATATTGATAGTGCTGAAAATGCTCGTCAAGAAGCAGAAAGCTTGGCACAAAAACGTCAAGATGAGTTAGCAGGTGCTCGCACTGAGGCAGCTCAAATTATTGATGGGGCCAAGGAAACTGGTAAAACTCAAGAATCAAAAATCATTGCAGAAGCACATGATGAAGCTAAACGCTTGAAAGAAAAAGCAAATCAAGACATCGCCCAAAGCCGTGTGGAAGCACTTGCTGGCGTTAAAGGTGAAGTTGCAGACTTAACTGTCCTCTTGGCAGAAAAAGTTATGAAACAAAGCCTTGATGCAAAAGCGCAATCTGACTTGATTGATAGCTATCTTGATCAATTAGGAGATGCTTAA
- a CDS encoding F0F1 ATP synthase subunit delta: MDKKTQALVEQYARSLVEVAFEQDAVSTIQEEVRQILAVFAETNLKTFLSQENVTSEAKKESLSLFQESCSVYMNNFLEVILLNDRANILYDVLKLVLELFDQEDNTYDVTVTSASPLSEEQKARLLAIVSQKFEIKTRRLVEKIDEDLIGGFVIKAKNKVVDTSIRSQLQTFKTNLK, translated from the coding sequence ATGGATAAGAAAACACAAGCTCTTGTTGAGCAGTATGCCAGAAGCCTGGTAGAAGTCGCTTTTGAACAAGACGCCGTGTCAACAATCCAAGAAGAAGTAAGGCAAATCCTAGCAGTTTTTGCTGAAACAAATCTAAAAACCTTCTTGTCGCAGGAAAATGTGACAAGTGAAGCTAAAAAAGAAAGTTTGAGCTTGTTTCAAGAGTCTTGTTCAGTGTATATGAACAATTTTCTTGAGGTAATCTTACTCAATGACCGTGCCAACATTCTCTATGATGTGTTGAAATTGGTCCTTGAGCTCTTTGATCAAGAAGACAATACTTACGATGTTACAGTGACATCAGCAAGTCCCTTGTCTGAGGAACAAAAAGCCCGACTTTTGGCGATTGTTTCACAAAAATTTGAGATTAAGACACGTCGTTTAGTAGAAAAAATTGATGAGGACCTCATCGGAGGATTCGTCATCAAAGCAAAAAATAAGGTTGTTGACACGTCAATTCGCAGTCAATTGCAAACCTTTAAAACGAATTTGAAATAG